In one Paenibacillus sp. JQZ6Y-1 genomic region, the following are encoded:
- a CDS encoding cobyric acid synthase: MDKQAAVIMLQGTASDVGKSMIATALCRIFRQDGWRTAPFKSQNMANNSYVTPDGKEIGRAQGVQADACGLAATTDMNPILIKPTGDMHSQIVVHGKPYAQMSAWAYREEFLPKAQQLVMDALNRLRAKHDVVVIEGAGSPAEINLKSRDIVNMNLAGWADAPVLLISDIDRGGVFASLVGTLQLLEPHERERVKGIIINKFRGDPALLQPGVDWLEEYTGIPVLGVLPHDLGLQLDAEDSLALETRRYRHNPEKELDIAVIRYPRISNFTDFDMLEAEPDVSVRYVEHAGQLGVPDAVILPGSKDTLSDLQFIRERGLDMALQQLRAYKPVPLIGICGGYQMLGYTLTDPGGYDSPHIRTEPGLNWLPVTTVFAAEKKTIIVEGHLRREACEVLSAQKPTPSQETSITNIPVTGYEIHMGETVCVEWEHHQPMFTLHNEAVDGCISPDGSVWGTYLHGMFDNDQFRRHWLNTLRQQKGLEPQIVTVQTEQYRQQAFDRMAELVREHLNMEQVYAIVRSSVEQVEE; encoded by the coding sequence ATGGACAAGCAGGCAGCCGTAATTATGTTACAAGGCACTGCCTCGGATGTGGGCAAAAGTATGATTGCTACCGCCTTATGCCGCATCTTCCGTCAGGACGGCTGGCGTACCGCACCGTTCAAGTCGCAAAATATGGCAAACAACTCCTACGTTACTCCTGATGGCAAAGAAATCGGACGTGCGCAGGGAGTACAGGCAGACGCATGTGGGCTAGCGGCAACGACGGATATGAATCCGATTTTGATCAAGCCGACTGGCGATATGCACTCGCAGATCGTTGTGCATGGCAAACCGTATGCACAGATGAGCGCTTGGGCATACCGTGAGGAATTTTTACCTAAGGCGCAGCAGCTTGTGATGGATGCGCTGAATCGATTGCGAGCCAAGCATGATGTAGTCGTGATCGAGGGCGCAGGTAGCCCAGCAGAGATTAATTTGAAAAGCCGCGATATTGTGAATATGAATCTGGCAGGCTGGGCGGATGCCCCAGTGCTGTTGATTTCGGATATTGATCGGGGCGGCGTATTTGCTTCATTGGTTGGAACGCTACAATTGCTAGAGCCGCATGAACGTGAACGGGTGAAGGGGATCATCATCAACAAATTCCGTGGTGATCCGGCATTGCTACAGCCGGGCGTAGACTGGTTGGAGGAATATACAGGCATTCCTGTGCTTGGTGTATTGCCACATGATCTTGGTTTGCAGCTAGATGCCGAGGATTCGCTTGCATTGGAAACGCGACGGTATCGACATAATCCTGAAAAGGAATTGGATATTGCTGTTATTCGTTATCCACGCATCTCCAACTTCACGGATTTTGATATGCTGGAGGCAGAGCCGGATGTATCGGTTCGTTATGTAGAACATGCCGGGCAGCTTGGCGTACCGGATGCTGTCATTTTACCGGGCAGCAAGGATACGCTGTCCGATTTGCAGTTTATACGTGAGCGCGGTCTGGATATGGCGTTACAGCAATTACGAGCCTACAAGCCTGTGCCATTGATTGGTATTTGCGGTGGGTATCAGATGCTCGGCTATACGCTGACTGATCCGGGTGGATATGATTCGCCGCATATTCGCACGGAGCCGGGATTGAACTGGCTGCCAGTAACCACCGTATTTGCTGCGGAAAAGAAAACCATTATTGTAGAAGGTCATTTGCGAAGGGAGGCATGTGAGGTATTATCCGCGCAGAAGCCCACTCCTTCTCAGGAAACCTCTATTACCAATATTCCTGTCACTGGCTACGAAATTCATATGGGAGAAACCGTATGTGTCGAATGGGAGCATCATCAGCCAATGTTTACATTGCACAATGAAGCTGTAGATGGCTGTATTTCACCAGATGGCTCGGTATGGGGAACGTATCTTCATGGGATGTTTGACAATGATCAGTTTCGTCGTCACTGGCTCAATACTTTGCGGCAGCAGAAGGGATTGGAGCCTCAAATCGTAACGGTGCAAACGGAGCAGTATCGTCAGCAAGCATTTGACCGCATGGCGGAATTGGTTCGTGAGCATCTAAATATGGAGCAGGTTTATGCCATTGTACGATCTTCTGTAGAACAGGTTGAAGAGTAA
- a CDS encoding methyl-accepting chemotaxis protein produces the protein MFRFINQSISRKIMVTFALLIIAVCLVMSIFFYMMTRGIVDKNVVPQFRQVLNIAMDGILKDLDNTQVMQAAQGNSGEIMKLESYLGEQLTAYELDNLYVLRVEKEKAVVVAVANKSKNFKDGQEVELNENINTAMEKDKLLTDLYSTSTGSHVTYYYHVPGSSVLVAASMDASFVDGITANLIWTTLIVALLAAIVCMIVAYRFSRKITLPLARLVRHTRLVAEGNLQQDIKMTGSDEIAQLARGFRLMTENLRTMVHQVLDSSEKVSLGTEALTARINKMQGMVDQSVTSINTIKDGSTTIATSSTENARAMEEITNGIQHIATSTSDISEQLGEASDHAVTGNGMAQNAVTQMNSVELVVSDTRQSVQMLINRSEAISQILLSIGEITKQIQMLSLNASIEAARAGEHGRGFAVVAAEVRNLADQSRGAAQQIESALQSIREESLKSTESMNRVSEEVQSGTRLVQQAGQSFDQLVELVQQVNMTVQSASAATQEISAGSEQVSASVDETAEITQKALDNIKGIAKNTQRQSSEMLAYAAVMEELNEQAMALQNAVSKFKLK, from the coding sequence ATGTTTCGTTTTATCAATCAATCGATCAGCCGCAAAATCATGGTGACTTTTGCCTTGCTGATTATCGCGGTCTGCCTGGTCATGAGTATCTTTTTCTATATGATGACTAGAGGGATTGTGGATAAAAACGTGGTGCCTCAGTTCCGTCAGGTGCTGAATATCGCAATGGACGGCATTTTGAAAGATCTCGATAATACACAGGTCATGCAGGCTGCTCAGGGGAACAGCGGTGAGATCATGAAGCTGGAATCGTATTTGGGCGAACAATTGACCGCCTATGAGCTGGATAATCTGTACGTGCTACGTGTCGAAAAAGAAAAAGCGGTCGTTGTTGCTGTTGCGAACAAATCCAAAAACTTCAAAGACGGTCAAGAAGTTGAGCTGAATGAGAATATCAATACAGCAATGGAAAAAGATAAATTGTTAACTGATCTCTATAGCACCAGTACCGGTTCACATGTTACGTATTATTATCATGTCCCAGGCAGCTCGGTACTCGTCGCTGCCAGTATGGATGCGAGCTTTGTCGATGGCATCACAGCCAATCTGATCTGGACGACGCTAATCGTTGCACTATTGGCAGCAATTGTGTGTATGATTGTTGCTTATCGGTTTAGCCGCAAAATCACTCTGCCGTTGGCACGTCTCGTTCGTCATACGCGTCTCGTTGCCGAAGGGAATTTGCAGCAGGATATCAAAATGACTGGCAGCGACGAGATTGCCCAGCTGGCACGCGGATTCCGTCTCATGACTGAAAATCTGCGTACTATGGTTCATCAGGTACTGGATAGTTCCGAAAAAGTCTCCCTCGGTACCGAAGCCTTAACAGCGCGCATTAACAAAATGCAGGGCATGGTCGATCAATCCGTGACCTCGATCAATACGATCAAGGATGGCAGTACAACGATTGCGACTTCCTCTACCGAAAATGCACGTGCTATGGAGGAGATCACGAACGGCATTCAGCATATCGCCACCTCTACTTCTGACATTTCCGAGCAATTGGGCGAAGCGTCTGATCATGCAGTAACCGGTAATGGTATGGCGCAAAATGCTGTAACTCAAATGAATTCAGTCGAGCTGGTTGTTTCCGATACTCGTCAATCGGTACAAATGCTGATCAACCGCTCCGAAGCGATTAGTCAGATTTTACTGTCCATCGGTGAGATTACCAAACAGATTCAAATGCTGTCCCTGAATGCTTCTATCGAAGCAGCACGCGCAGGTGAACATGGACGCGGCTTTGCCGTTGTAGCTGCCGAAGTTCGCAATCTGGCTGACCAATCTCGTGGCGCTGCTCAACAGATCGAATCTGCACTGCAATCCATCCGCGAAGAATCGCTGAAATCAACCGAATCAATGAATCGTGTGAGCGAAGAAGTACAATCCGGTACACGTCTGGTGCAGCAAGCAGGTCAATCCTTTGATCAACTGGTCGAGCTGGTGCAGCAGGTCAATATGACCGTACAATCCGCATCTGCCGCTACTCAGGAAATCTCTGCTGGCTCCGAGCAAGTGAGCGCATCGGTGGATGAAACTGCCGAAATCACCCAAAAAGCATTAGATAATATCAAAGGCATCGCCAAAAATACGCAACGCCAATCGTCCGAAATGCTTGCTTATGCTGCGGTCATGGAGGAACTGAACGAACAAGCAATGGCATTACAAAATGCAGTGAGCAAGTTCAAGTTGAAGTAA
- a CDS encoding L-cystine transporter, with product MNVGLVILNVLLLVVLIGVLFWMQRKHVSFTKRVFTGLLLGILLGALIQWIYPADSDIVSDSMQWYSLVGNGYVGLLQMVVIPLIMVSIIMAILKLSGRQNLGKISTSILLVLLLTTAVASAVGIASALSFGLTAEGMPVGETEQQRGTVLEERLGEVQDKSLPAQLLEFIPTNPFEDMTGARPSSTLAVVIFSAFVGVAALGFMRKNPQQGEVFRNLMESIYGVVMRLVTIILRLTPYGILALIAKMVATTSGQDIMNLFKFVIASYVALIVMFIIHLIILAFSGLNPFQYVKKIIPTLTFAFTSRSSAATIPLNVETQTNKLGVSEGIANLSASFGATIGQNGCAGIYPSMLAIMIAPTVGINPLDWQFILTLIAVVTISSLGVAGVGGGATFAALIVLSTMNMPVALAGLLISIEPLIDMGRTALNVSGSMTAGVVSSRVLKEHDRAKYDEPDRGLDTVEA from the coding sequence ATGAACGTAGGATTAGTTATTTTAAATGTGCTTCTGCTGGTTGTATTAATCGGCGTGCTATTCTGGATGCAGCGCAAGCATGTTTCATTTACGAAGCGTGTATTCACAGGGTTGCTGCTCGGTATTCTGCTAGGAGCGCTTATTCAATGGATATATCCGGCAGATTCGGACATCGTGTCGGACTCGATGCAGTGGTACAGTTTGGTCGGTAACGGTTATGTAGGCTTGCTGCAAATGGTCGTTATCCCGCTGATTATGGTATCGATCATTATGGCAATTTTGAAGCTGAGTGGTCGTCAGAATTTGGGTAAAATCAGCACATCGATTCTGCTCGTTCTACTGCTCACCACAGCGGTTGCTTCCGCGGTCGGTATCGCTTCGGCACTAAGCTTCGGCTTGACGGCAGAGGGTATGCCTGTTGGCGAAACTGAGCAGCAGCGCGGTACGGTACTGGAAGAACGACTAGGCGAGGTGCAGGACAAATCGCTACCTGCACAGCTGTTGGAATTCATTCCAACCAATCCATTTGAGGATATGACTGGCGCGCGTCCATCATCCACACTGGCTGTCGTTATTTTCTCTGCATTTGTCGGTGTTGCAGCACTGGGCTTTATGCGTAAGAATCCACAGCAAGGCGAAGTATTCCGCAATCTGATGGAGTCGATCTATGGTGTGGTCATGCGACTCGTAACGATCATTTTGCGTCTGACGCCGTATGGTATTCTGGCGCTTATCGCCAAAATGGTAGCTACAACCAGTGGGCAGGACATTATGAACCTGTTCAAATTCGTAATCGCTTCATACGTAGCGCTGATTGTTATGTTTATCATTCATCTGATTATTTTGGCATTTAGCGGGCTGAACCCGTTCCAATATGTGAAAAAGATTATTCCGACGCTGACCTTTGCCTTTACTTCGCGTTCCAGTGCGGCAACGATTCCACTGAATGTGGAAACGCAGACGAATAAGCTGGGCGTATCGGAAGGTATCGCCAATCTGTCGGCAAGCTTTGGTGCAACGATTGGGCAAAATGGCTGTGCAGGTATTTATCCGTCCATGCTGGCGATTATGATCGCACCGACGGTAGGTATCAATCCGCTGGATTGGCAGTTTATTTTGACATTGATTGCCGTGGTAACGATCAGTTCGCTCGGCGTAGCGGGTGTTGGTGGGGGAGCTACCTTTGCCGCATTGATCGTATTGTCGACAATGAATATGCCGGTTGCACTTGCAGGGCTGTTGATCTCCATCGAACCGTTAATCGATATGGGTCGTACCGCGCTGAATGTGAGCGGCTCGATGACAGCGGGGGTAGTCAGCAGTCGCGTGCTCAAGGAGCATGATCGTGCGAAGTACGACGAGCCAGATCGCGGTTTGGATACGGTAGAGGCGTAA
- a CDS encoding anhydro-N-acetylmuramic acid kinase, protein MSNSASSCNDKDFRARYRSQRQHLVIGQMSGTSLDGLDTALVHIVEGENATPSAELRAFHFIPYPSELRDWLQALCSPQTARIDRLVQAHVAISEWHAYAVQQLLEQQQLTSDDIDLIAMHGQTVWHAPEPQPFPGPEGTPLAVRATLQIGELSVVQERTGIPVIGNFRAADMAAGGEGAPLTPYVDGLLFGSEHEGRVIQNIGGIGNATVLPAGARQQDIWAFDTGPGNMVMDELVRLETNGRLQYDPQGEIAGSGQVNEALLATYLSDPYYDRKPPKSTGREVYGASFARQCLEQGLQQSLSFADILATATALTAATIAQAVDRWIIPQHEVKTLLTCGGGSFNLTLLGMLEQRLPKGIMLGRTADFGVPDEAREAMAFALLGHEALMGRTTNLPAVTGASHPTILGMMGL, encoded by the coding sequence ATGAGCAATTCTGCTTCATCCTGTAACGATAAGGACTTTCGCGCGCGGTATCGCAGTCAGCGTCAGCATCTGGTGATCGGGCAAATGTCTGGCACATCATTGGATGGGCTGGACACAGCGCTTGTACACATTGTAGAAGGTGAAAATGCAACACCGTCGGCAGAGCTTCGTGCCTTTCATTTTATCCCATATCCATCTGAACTGCGTGATTGGTTGCAAGCATTGTGCTCGCCGCAAACTGCACGGATTGATCGACTGGTTCAAGCTCATGTTGCTATCAGCGAATGGCATGCTTATGCTGTACAGCAACTACTAGAACAACAGCAGCTGACCAGTGACGATATTGATCTGATTGCTATGCACGGACAAACGGTATGGCATGCGCCGGAACCGCAGCCTTTTCCGGGACCGGAGGGTACACCACTGGCTGTACGAGCGACGCTACAAATTGGCGAATTGTCAGTCGTACAGGAGCGTACGGGCATTCCGGTCATCGGCAATTTTCGAGCAGCGGATATGGCAGCAGGTGGAGAGGGAGCACCCTTAACGCCCTATGTGGATGGATTGCTATTTGGTAGTGAGCACGAAGGTCGCGTCATTCAAAATATTGGCGGTATCGGCAACGCCACCGTTTTGCCCGCTGGAGCACGGCAGCAGGACATCTGGGCATTTGATACAGGACCGGGCAATATGGTGATGGATGAGCTGGTACGGCTCGAAACGAATGGCAGACTACAGTATGATCCGCAGGGGGAGATTGCTGGAAGTGGGCAGGTGAATGAAGCGCTGCTGGCTACCTATTTGAGTGACCCGTACTATGATCGCAAGCCGCCAAAAAGCACGGGACGTGAAGTGTATGGCGCGTCCTTTGCGCGTCAATGTCTAGAGCAGGGGCTACAGCAATCGCTTTCTTTTGCCGATATATTGGCGACGGCAACGGCGTTAACAGCAGCTACGATTGCACAGGCAGTAGATCGTTGGATTATCCCTCAGCATGAGGTGAAAACACTGCTAACCTGTGGCGGCGGTTCGTTCAATCTGACGCTGCTAGGCATGCTGGAACAACGCTTGCCGAAAGGGATAATGCTTGGTCGCACTGCGGATTTTGGCGTGCCGGATGAAGCGCGTGAAGCGATGGCTTTTGCCCTATTAGGGCATGAAGCATTGATGGGCAGAACGACCAATTTACCTGCGGTCACCGGAGCATCCCATCCTACCATTCTTGGCATGATGGGGTTGTAG
- a CDS encoding queuosine precursor transporter, with product MFNIGWGILFVLITYTLFVLSYRLFGIKGMYGWIAIAAILANIQVVKTIELAGVVTTLGNTLYVSMYLASDLLNERFGPKVARRAVWFGFFTLIVTTIVMQMALKFQVAPGVDISSDAQAALELIFGQISILLIASLTAYLVSQLLDVRLYRWLRRLFPAPNQLWIRNNGSTMISSFVDTLIFCTIAFLGMYEWSVWLEILFTTYILKFILTAVGTPFLYLARSFKVPAEDQPLLIRPAAAKGEVESTPPQHSL from the coding sequence TTGTTCAATATAGGCTGGGGTATTTTATTCGTTCTTATTACGTATACATTATTTGTATTGAGTTATCGCTTATTTGGCATTAAGGGCATGTACGGCTGGATCGCCATCGCCGCCATTCTCGCCAATATTCAAGTGGTCAAAACAATTGAACTAGCGGGTGTCGTAACGACGCTAGGCAATACGCTATATGTGAGCATGTATCTGGCAAGTGATCTGCTGAACGAGCGCTTCGGTCCCAAAGTGGCACGACGCGCCGTTTGGTTTGGCTTTTTCACGTTGATTGTTACTACAATTGTGATGCAGATGGCATTAAAATTCCAAGTGGCACCGGGGGTGGATATTTCCTCAGATGCACAAGCAGCACTGGAATTGATTTTCGGACAAATTTCCATTCTGCTGATTGCCAGTCTGACGGCATATCTGGTCAGTCAATTGCTGGATGTACGTTTATATCGCTGGCTGCGCCGCTTATTCCCAGCACCCAATCAGCTGTGGATTCGCAACAATGGCAGCACGATGATCAGCTCGTTTGTCGATACGCTGATCTTCTGCACGATTGCCTTTCTTGGTATGTATGAATGGTCAGTATGGCTGGAGATTCTATTCACCACGTATATTCTAAAATTCATTTTGACCGCTGTGGGTACGCCGTTTCTGTATTTGGCGCGCAGCTTTAAAGTGCCTGCTGAGGATCAGCCGCTGCTGATTCGTCCAGCTGCTGCCAAAGGCGAAGTGGAATCTACTCCACCGCAACATTCGCTGTAA
- a CDS encoding M24 family metallopeptidase — MDDRIATLRGLMKQAGLDSLLITDPKHVYYLTGFASDPHERFLGLFIPDGDEPFILLPALDEDKARSVSTVERIETHTDTDNPYVRLKQCVKGSIGKLGVEKEHLSVARFEQLSAELGAESYSDIGSLLNGMRSRKSPEEVQRMIVSIQKIEEVLRRGLSSVRAGVTEIDLVAELEYQMKKVGAEKAAFDTMVLSGPNTALPHGVPGSRKLQTGELVMFDLGLFYNGYASDITRTFALGDVDDKTAKVYNTVLAANEAAIAATRPGVTFASIDKAARDVITEAGYGDRFIHRLGHGLGMDTHEYPSVHGGNEMLLESGVLFTVEPGIYIPGHCGVRIEDDVIVTETGVDVLSSFPKELTVIGN; from the coding sequence ATGGACGATAGAATTGCTACCCTGCGCGGGTTGATGAAACAGGCAGGTCTGGATAGCCTGCTGATTACCGATCCGAAGCATGTATATTATTTGACTGGATTTGCGAGCGATCCACATGAGCGTTTTCTTGGCTTATTTATTCCAGATGGAGACGAGCCGTTTATTCTGCTGCCCGCTCTGGACGAAGACAAGGCACGCAGCGTGTCGACTGTTGAACGTATTGAAACCCACACCGATACCGACAATCCCTATGTACGCCTGAAACAGTGTGTCAAAGGCAGTATCGGTAAGCTAGGCGTGGAGAAGGAACATCTGTCGGTCGCACGCTTTGAACAGCTGTCTGCCGAGCTAGGCGCTGAAAGCTACAGCGACATCGGCAGTCTGCTCAACGGCATGCGTTCCCGCAAATCGCCGGAAGAAGTACAGCGTATGATCGTTTCGATTCAAAAAATTGAAGAAGTACTGCGTCGCGGTCTATCCAGCGTGCGTGCTGGCGTGACGGAGATTGACCTTGTTGCCGAGCTAGAATACCAGATGAAAAAAGTTGGTGCTGAAAAAGCCGCTTTTGACACAATGGTATTATCCGGTCCCAATACAGCATTGCCGCATGGCGTGCCAGGTAGTCGCAAGCTGCAAACCGGCGAGCTAGTGATGTTCGATCTCGGTTTGTTTTACAATGGGTATGCTTCTGATATTACGCGTACCTTTGCGCTGGGCGATGTGGATGACAAGACGGCGAAAGTATACAATACCGTTCTTGCCGCCAATGAAGCCGCGATTGCTGCTACCCGTCCGGGTGTGACCTTTGCATCCATCGACAAAGCAGCGCGTGATGTGATTACGGAAGCAGGCTACGGTGATCGCTTTATTCACCGTCTGGGTCATGGGCTTGGTATGGATACGCATGAATATCCGTCCGTGCATGGCGGCAACGAAATGCTGCTGGAATCCGGTGTGCTATTTACAGTGGAGCCTGGCATTTATATCCCCGGACATTGTGGTGTACGAATTGAGGATGATGTGATCGTAACCGAAACAGGTGTCGATGTGCTGTCCTCGTTCCCGAAAGAATTAACTGTCATCGGCAACTAA
- a CDS encoding DinB family protein translates to MIHPHTISVREQVWNFVDTLDETILNEHAQPDQWTIAQVLEHMYLMETAITERLTATLQQDEPTPPPLSRAGGETPTFYLTLDRSRKIPAPSQLVPADKHATLQELHTRLDRSRSRLEQVLETADPEQLKQKTMNHPVFGPLTLEEWSEFVGLHEQRHLEQIKDIESALTAAS, encoded by the coding sequence ATGATTCATCCTCATACTATTTCTGTTCGTGAACAAGTCTGGAACTTTGTCGATACTCTGGATGAGACGATACTCAATGAACATGCTCAGCCTGATCAATGGACCATTGCGCAGGTACTGGAGCATATGTATCTTATGGAAACTGCCATCACTGAGCGTTTAACTGCTACATTACAGCAGGATGAGCCGACCCCGCCGCCATTGTCGCGTGCAGGCGGCGAGACGCCTACTTTTTACCTGACACTGGATCGTTCGCGCAAAATCCCAGCCCCTTCCCAACTTGTACCTGCAGATAAGCATGCCACCTTGCAGGAGCTGCATACGCGTCTGGATCGTTCGCGTAGCCGTCTGGAGCAAGTACTGGAAACCGCCGATCCAGAGCAATTGAAACAAAAAACGATGAATCATCCTGTATTTGGTCCGCTCACACTGGAAGAGTGGAGCGAATTTGTCGGTTTGCATGAACAGCGTCATCTGGAGCAAATCAAAGATATTGAGTCCGCATTGACTGCTGCCAGCTGA
- a CDS encoding DUF4261 domain-containing protein has translation MTSMEPGQPDSQQQREMEEDYGYAAIYTAQLLYKEKPVIDREALYAKVLEYTGPVRTAEDLEEDAEETLAVWEARNEASKHSEEDQEDHYHFFHLNHTLEYQEGSMPVQTVLMPATTAPLPSMYETAIQQSWHWPEAGAVLEQCSYELLLTDMMARGMPPQQRLSLFNKVMRAVLEVAPCDAVYYNASDKIVSADALLQALEQDQQLYGALNIRLYSIPSDEERREMVMDSCGLSALGVPDVQCHFYDMEPAEVAQFLMNVADYIYHQGDIIADGETIGMQEDQRWRVEHQYSLVAPRRVVLDLDPGQTYYAGHQQSGHSGGGQEQV, from the coding sequence ATGACATCAATGGAACCCGGTCAGCCGGACTCGCAGCAACAGCGTGAAATGGAGGAAGACTACGGCTATGCCGCCATTTACACTGCCCAGCTGCTTTATAAAGAAAAGCCAGTCATCGACCGTGAAGCATTGTATGCCAAAGTGTTGGAATATACAGGACCTGTGCGTACAGCTGAGGATTTGGAAGAAGATGCAGAAGAGACGCTTGCCGTCTGGGAAGCACGCAATGAAGCAAGCAAACATTCCGAAGAAGATCAGGAAGATCATTATCACTTCTTCCATCTCAATCATACATTAGAATATCAGGAAGGCTCGATGCCAGTACAAACGGTATTAATGCCAGCAACAACCGCTCCTTTGCCATCTATGTACGAGACGGCGATTCAGCAATCTTGGCATTGGCCAGAGGCGGGAGCTGTCCTAGAGCAGTGTAGCTATGAATTGCTGCTGACGGATATGATGGCAAGAGGCATGCCACCACAGCAGCGTTTATCGCTGTTTAACAAGGTGATGCGTGCAGTATTGGAGGTGGCTCCATGTGATGCGGTGTACTACAATGCCAGCGATAAGATCGTCTCAGCCGATGCATTGTTGCAGGCGCTAGAGCAGGATCAGCAGCTATATGGCGCGCTGAATATCCGGCTGTACAGCATTCCGTCCGACGAAGAACGCCGTGAAATGGTGATGGACAGCTGTGGATTATCCGCATTAGGCGTACCGGATGTACAGTGTCATTTTTATGATATGGAGCCAGCGGAAGTGGCGCAATTTTTGATGAATGTAGCGGATTATATTTACCATCAGGGAGACATTATTGCCGACGGAGAAACGATTGGAATGCAGGAGGATCAGCGCTGGAGGGTGGAGCATCAGTATTCACTGGTTGCGCCGCGCCGAGTTGTGCTTGATCTGGACCCGGGTCAAACTTATTATGCCGGTCATCAGCAATCTGGACATTCCGGTGGTGGACAGGAACAGGTTTAA
- a CDS encoding threonine/serine exporter family protein: MLAQLVTSFIASAGFGILFNAPRRSLLQCGISGMLGWMVYILLYEHMNPIAATLFATFIVGGISQIFARIYKTPVIIFSVAGVIPLVPGGLAYNSMRHFVENDYASATSLAAQAAMLSGSIALGLVLSEVFNQMIRRAAR, encoded by the coding sequence ATGCTGGCTCAGCTTGTGACCAGCTTTATCGCTTCCGCTGGCTTCGGCATTCTGTTCAACGCACCGCGACGTTCGCTGCTGCAATGCGGAATCTCCGGTATGCTTGGCTGGATGGTGTATATTTTGCTGTATGAGCATATGAATCCGATTGCGGCGACGCTGTTCGCCACTTTTATCGTCGGTGGGATCAGTCAGATCTTCGCACGCATTTATAAGACACCGGTCATCATCTTCAGCGTTGCTGGTGTGATTCCGCTCGTTCCGGGCGGATTGGCGTACAATTCCATGCGCCATTTTGTAGAAAATGATTATGCTTCTGCCACCTCACTGGCTGCGCAGGCTGCCATGCTATCCGGCTCGATTGCGCTCGGTCTGGTGCTATCGGAAGTGTTTAACCAAATGATACGCCGTGCTGCCCGATAA
- a CDS encoding threonine/serine exporter family protein, translating to MGLDQPSTFSRAINEIMDTCMLAGQIMLQSGAETYRVEDTMNRIADAYGMPGAHSYVTPTAIMFSTTGAESARLVRIDERTTDLHKIAQVNDISRRISSGELSADEAYTLLKVIEAGPPEYPTWLKMLAAAIASGCFTIMFQGSWADFIPSVIAGFFGYTAALYLHKWVQVKFFAELSAAFCIGLLASIFVEFHIGRELDKIIIGSVMPLVPGLLITNAIRDLMAGHLVSGISKGADALLTAFAIGAGVAIILTFV from the coding sequence ATAGGCTTGGATCAACCGTCAACGTTCAGCCGGGCGATTAACGAGATTATGGATACATGTATGCTGGCAGGGCAAATCATGCTGCAAAGCGGCGCCGAGACCTACCGCGTGGAGGATACGATGAACCGGATCGCCGATGCGTATGGCATGCCCGGCGCGCATAGCTATGTAACGCCGACAGCGATCATGTTTTCCACGACCGGTGCTGAGAGCGCACGACTGGTACGCATAGATGAGCGAACAACCGATTTGCATAAAATCGCACAGGTCAACGATATTTCGCGCCGCATCAGTAGCGGCGAACTGAGTGCGGACGAGGCGTATACACTACTGAAGGTGATCGAGGCAGGACCGCCCGAATATCCGACATGGCTCAAAATGCTCGCTGCTGCCATTGCCAGTGGCTGCTTTACGATTATGTTTCAAGGCAGCTGGGCAGACTTTATCCCATCTGTGATCGCCGGATTTTTCGGCTATACCGCAGCCCTTTATTTGCACAAATGGGTACAGGTGAAGTTTTTCGCTGAATTGTCGGCTGCCTTTTGTATCGGACTGCTGGCTTCGATCTTTGTCGAGTTTCATATTGGACGCGAATTGGACAAAATTATTATCGGCTCTGTCATGCCGCTGGTTCCGGGTTTGCTGATTACCAATGCGATTCGCGATCTGATGGCAGGTCATCTCGTATCCGGCATTTCCAAAGGCGCAGATGCCCTGCTAACCGCCTTTGCCATCGGTGCAGGTGTAGCGATTATTTTGACATTTGTGTAG